The following proteins come from a genomic window of Halictus rubicundus isolate RS-2024b chromosome 8, iyHalRubi1_principal, whole genome shotgun sequence:
- the LOC143356050 gene encoding uncharacterized protein LOC143356050: MSSRNLSRVRDLEGSPEWMKLADEINDLEKMCHLNNHRHSRKPLPKYQNCEKHSVPQVQKATSVWIDDFESNRQCSPDRWNWKPKTEFERSYFFDEYQNQFEENAQKPYSFAEECQRDQGRSSNEEKPSTTGCKGTRERLHEIFERNRYLRRQFFSNYANDCPKDFDTRKKCNNGFGSTETLTSQSNQSSISSIDRKPRSRVNVTPELEEESPAGEYSKNTLSSFRDLPKNCLSPDDAVVSGTDVRPWGIAEATLEKEKESASRVSEESPSRIYLDHRLPNRRAGSIDTKSLSPKTLRDNCDSNGTKFYENHEIPKHIFASSSSKEKKSQSLCKSLPDLSFLQTTRPVQVCCFKSHMGSSEKLKENHARFASQADLPSLSRSMSLRRVKITKIPAPLDLSKVNEEFEELQALENVDVSLIRDYDRPMNGLPTVIKDECSDDDACKENSSSSFSVGHSAKCPDGKGKVWATMEELQSPQLVYNSKNSIVDTGNDTSQQRSRPAELAGALSDQVNSISGASGTGTTLPSVYGPIPYKFCHQLGRF; encoded by the exons ATGTCGAGCAGAAATCTATCGCGCGTGCGGGATCTCGAAGGGAGTCCCGAATGGATGAAACTGGCCGACGAGATCAACGATCTCGAGAAGATGTGCCACCTGAACAACCATCGACACTCGAGAAAACCGTTGCCGAAGTACCAGAATTGCGAGAAACACTCGGTGCCGCAGGTGCAAAAGGCGACGTCCGTCTGGATCGACGACTTCGAGAGTAATCGTCAGTGCTCGCCGGACCGTTGGAACTGGAAGCCGAAAACCGAATTCGAAAGGAGCTACTTCTTCGACGAGTACCAGAACCAGTTCGAGGAGAACGCTCAAAAGCCGTACAGCTTCGCCGAGGAATGTCAGCGGGACCAGGGTCGGTCGTCGAACGAGGAGAAACCCTCGACCACCGGTTGCAAGGGCACCCGGGAAAGACTCCACGAGATCTTCGAGAGGAATCGTTACCTGAGAAGACAGTTCTTTTCCAATTACGCGAACGACTGTCCGAAAGATTTCGACACCCGGAAGAAGTGTAACAACGGATTCGGCAGCACGGAAACGTTGACTAGTCAGAGCAACCAGTCCTCGATCAGCAGCATAGATAGGAAGCCTCGGAGTCGCGTGAACGTCACGCCGGAGCTCGAAGAGGAGAGCCCCGCTGGAGAATACTCGAAGAACACTCTGTCGAGTTTCCGCGACCTCCCTAAGAACTGCCTAAGCCCGGACGATGCTGTTGTCTCCGGGACGGATGTACGACCGTGGGGAATCGCAGAGGCGACTctcgagaaggagaaagaatCCGCGAGTCGTGTCAGCGAAGAGTCACCGAGTCGAATTTACTTGGATCATCGATTACCCAATCGACGAGCAGGTTCCATAGACACGAAGAGCCTTTCACCCAAGACGTTGCGCGACAACTGCGATAGCAATGGAACAAAATTTTACGAAAACCATGAAATTCCAAAGCACATCTTTGCTTCGAGTTCGTCGAAGGAAAAGAAGAGTCAGAGTCTCTGCAAGTCTTTGCCAGATTTGTCGTTCCTGCAAACCACTCGTCCCGTTCAGGTCTGCTGCTTTAAGAGTCACATGGGCTCCAGCGAGAAATTGAAAGAGAATCATGCTCGTTTCGCGTCTCAAGCCGATCTGCCGAGTCTGTCGCGGAGCATGAGCTTGAGGAGGGTGAAGATCACGAAAATCCCGGCTCCCTTGGATCTGTCCAAGGTGAACGAAGAGTTCGAAGAGCTGCAAGCGTTGGAAAACGTCGACGTGTCCTTGATTCGCGATTACGATCGTCCTATGAACGGTTTGCCGACGGTGATCAAGGACGAGTGCTCCGACGACGACGCGTGCAAGGAGAATTCGTCGTCTTCCTTTTCGGTGGGACATTCCGCGAAATGTCCGGACGGAAAAGGGAAAGTTTGGGCCACGATGGAGGAGCTACAGTCGCCCCAGCTCGTGTACAATTCGAAAAACTCGATCGTCGATACGGGGAACGATACGAGTCAGCAGAGATCACGGCCAGCCGAGCTCGCCGGGGCTTTGTCCGATCAGGTGAATTCGATCAGCGGCGCTTCCGGGACCGGAACCACGCTTCCTTCAGTTTACGGACCGATTCCATACA aattttgtcaCCAGTTAGGGCGCTTCTGA